In Streptomyces nojiriensis, one genomic interval encodes:
- a CDS encoding peptidase inhibitor family I36 protein: MRMKRALALLVAAAGVTIGMATPASAYACQTGFFCLYYNSNQGGARWFTDGDVPNLAGEIFTTWATGEGEPVKNNAASTQNASNYCYRVYYNSNYAGPYDTVQAHTSRNLVNTYNNNASVRDMIC, encoded by the coding sequence ATGCGCATGAAGCGGGCCCTGGCACTCTTGGTCGCGGCAGCCGGTGTCACCATCGGAATGGCCACCCCGGCCAGTGCATATGCATGCCAGACCGGTTTCTTCTGTCTCTACTACAACTCCAACCAGGGCGGCGCCCGCTGGTTCACGGACGGCGACGTGCCCAATCTCGCCGGGGAAATATTCACCACGTGGGCCACTGGTGAGGGCGAGCCGGTGAAGAACAATGCCGCGTCGACCCAGAACGCCTCGAACTACTGCTACCGGGTCTACTACAACTCGAACTACGCCGGCCCGTACGACACCGTCCAGGCTCACACCTCCCGGAACCTTGTGAACACGTACAACAACAACGCTTCCGTCCGAGACATGATCTGCTGA
- a CDS encoding DNA alkylation repair protein, translated as MTEPTVEQVMAELAALEDPRIREVNERHGDDHGVNLTKLRAVAKRLKTQQDLARELWRTDDSAAMLLALLICRPKAFERDELDTMLRGARTPKVHDWLVNYVVKKSPHSEELRLAWFADPDPVVASAGWALTTERVAKKPDGLDLPGLLDAIEAEMKDAPERLQWAMNHCLAQIGIEHPEYRARALDIGERLEVLKDYPTPPNCTSPFAPAWIAEMVRRQQEKQ; from the coding sequence ATGACCGAGCCGACGGTCGAGCAGGTCATGGCCGAGCTGGCGGCGCTGGAGGACCCGCGGATCCGCGAGGTCAACGAGAGGCACGGTGACGATCACGGTGTGAACCTCACCAAGCTGCGCGCGGTCGCCAAGCGCCTCAAGACGCAGCAGGACCTCGCACGCGAACTCTGGAGGACCGACGACAGCGCGGCGATGCTCCTGGCGCTGCTGATCTGCCGCCCGAAGGCCTTCGAGCGCGACGAGCTGGACACCATGCTGCGCGGGGCCCGCACCCCCAAGGTGCACGACTGGCTCGTGAACTACGTCGTGAAGAAGAGCCCGCACTCCGAAGAGCTGCGCCTCGCCTGGTTCGCGGATCCCGATCCGGTGGTCGCGAGCGCCGGCTGGGCGCTGACCACCGAGCGGGTCGCGAAGAAGCCCGACGGCCTCGACCTCCCGGGGCTGCTCGATGCCATCGAGGCGGAGATGAAGGACGCCCCGGAGCGGCTGCAGTGGGCGATGAACCACTGCCTGGCCCAGATCGGGATCGAGCACCCCGAGTACCGCGCCCGTGCCCTCGACATCGGCGAGCGCCTGGAAGTCCTCAAGGACTACCCGACCCCTCCGAACTGCACATCTCCGTTCGCGCCCGCCTGGATCGCCGAGATGGTGCGACGGCAGCAGGAGAAGCAGTAG
- a CDS encoding serine/threonine-protein kinase — protein MERVGPAGPTHVGPFKVAGVLGQGGMGRVLLCAGPDGRLVAVKQVLAHFADDEDFRARFRREVAASRKVSGAYTAAVMDADPDAPTPWLASVFVSGPSLGAVVRADGVLEEAVVHRLAAGLASALAEIHRAGLIHRDLKPDNVLLTEDGVRVIDLGIARATEGEVEGDTGLTRTGWVIGSPSFMSPEQAESKPLTPASDVFSLGSMLVMAFTGSSPFAGTSTLQTLYDVVHSTPDLSAVPDGLRGIVERCLAKDPAARPTPAQLLELLGPVAPTGLQWPPAVYRMQAEQRAEIDRLLSADTATVVAPPPEPLPVPEPEPEPEPDEVAERAVEVSESAPPAEPAPTPPRRRSRTVALVAAGVLVATGVGVGAYTLDHRAAEGAGPAAYADVPACQKATQYIPLTGRDAKQDFHSANKNEVHTMCTWYDSLADRRTALVRWDVKRGGDDGANARLQQAGFATDGAGAKRVNNLGFGDGAYWASPGSTEWTCALSVRHGNLVVWVGLYQPGGCEQKAKEIAKAALKPVPVKTG, from the coding sequence ATGGAGCGCGTAGGACCGGCCGGTCCGACGCACGTGGGGCCGTTCAAGGTGGCCGGCGTGCTCGGGCAGGGAGGCATGGGGCGGGTACTGCTGTGCGCGGGGCCTGACGGGCGGCTGGTCGCCGTCAAGCAGGTGCTCGCGCACTTCGCCGACGACGAGGACTTCCGGGCCCGTTTCCGGCGCGAGGTCGCGGCCTCGCGCAAGGTCTCCGGTGCCTATACGGCGGCCGTCATGGACGCCGACCCGGACGCGCCGACACCGTGGCTGGCCTCGGTGTTCGTGTCCGGGCCCTCGCTCGGGGCCGTGGTCCGGGCGGACGGCGTGCTGGAGGAGGCCGTCGTCCACCGGCTGGCGGCGGGGCTCGCGTCGGCGCTCGCGGAGATCCACCGGGCGGGGCTGATCCACCGGGACCTCAAGCCCGACAACGTACTCCTCACCGAGGACGGGGTACGCGTCATCGACCTCGGCATCGCGCGGGCCACCGAGGGCGAGGTCGAGGGCGACACCGGGCTGACGCGCACCGGCTGGGTGATCGGTTCGCCCTCCTTCATGTCGCCCGAGCAGGCCGAGAGCAAGCCGCTGACACCGGCGAGCGATGTGTTCTCGCTCGGATCGATGCTGGTGATGGCGTTCACCGGCAGCAGCCCCTTCGCCGGGACCTCGACCCTCCAGACGCTCTACGACGTGGTGCACTCCACCCCCGACCTGAGCGCGGTGCCCGACGGACTGCGCGGGATCGTGGAGCGCTGCCTGGCCAAGGACCCGGCAGCCAGGCCCACCCCGGCGCAGCTGCTCGAACTCCTCGGGCCGGTCGCTCCGACAGGCCTGCAGTGGCCGCCCGCCGTGTACCGGATGCAGGCCGAGCAGCGGGCGGAGATCGACCGGCTGCTGTCCGCCGACACCGCGACCGTGGTGGCGCCGCCGCCGGAACCGCTCCCCGTGCCGGAGCCGGAGCCGGAGCCCGAGCCCGATGAGGTGGCGGAGCGGGCGGTCGAGGTCTCGGAGTCCGCCCCGCCGGCCGAGCCGGCGCCGACCCCGCCCCGGAGGCGGTCGCGGACGGTGGCGCTCGTGGCCGCCGGAGTACTGGTGGCGACGGGCGTCGGCGTGGGTGCGTACACCCTGGACCACCGGGCGGCGGAAGGCGCTGGTCCCGCGGCCTACGCCGACGTACCGGCCTGCCAGAAGGCCACCCAGTACATCCCCCTGACCGGGCGGGATGCCAAGCAGGACTTCCACAGCGCGAACAAGAACGAGGTGCACACGATGTGCACCTGGTACGACTCCTTGGCCGACCGGCGGACCGCGCTGGTCCGGTGGGACGTCAAGCGGGGCGGTGACGACGGAGCCAACGCGAGGCTCCAGCAGGCCGGTTTCGCCACGGACGGGGCCGGGGCGAAGCGGGTGAACAACCTGGGGTTCGGCGACGGGGCGTACTGGGCGTCCCCCGGCAGTACCGAATGGACCTGCGCGCTCTCCGTCCGGCACGGCAACCTGGTCGTCTGGGTCGGCCTCTACCAGCCCGGGGGCTGCGAGCAGAAGGCCAAGGAGATCGCCAAGGCCGCGCTGAAGCCCGTGCCGGTCAAAACCGGCTGA
- a CDS encoding DUF397 domain-containing protein — translation MEIIQNLTGARWRKSSYSSDTGGQCVECAPLGDTGWLKALYSGDTGGDCVEVAAQPCRVAVRDSKNPEGPVFTVHPAAFEAFVKSLSV, via the coding sequence ATGGAGATCATCCAGAACCTGACGGGCGCACGATGGCGTAAGTCCTCGTACAGCTCTGACACCGGCGGCCAGTGCGTCGAGTGCGCGCCGCTCGGTGACACCGGCTGGCTCAAGGCCTTGTACAGCGGGGACACCGGCGGTGATTGCGTCGAGGTCGCCGCTCAGCCCTGCCGCGTCGCCGTCCGGGACTCCAAGAACCCCGAGGGTCCCGTCTTCACCGTCCACCCGGCGGCGTTCGAGGCCTTCGTGAAATCCCTCTCTGTATGA
- a CDS encoding helix-turn-helix domain-containing protein — translation MVKIRELDPSASPLDYYGYELRRLREQAGLKQAQLGEIIFCTGSLICQIETTKRVPTRDFSERVDAALGTGGVFSRLVGLVLRSVLPTWFQPYAEMEARASYLSTYQAQLVDGLLQTEAYARAVLGVWSEGDLDAKVAARMDRQRVLDREIPPLMWVVMSEAVLHQEIGGRDVMRNQLAHLLAQQRRQWVKVQILPFEAGAHAGQPGSFSLMRFDEDPDLVYTEDFVQGHMTANPQALREGSLRYDHLQAAALSVEASAVRIARVMEERYGDHPEPDGRTMA, via the coding sequence ATGGTCAAGATCCGCGAGCTCGATCCCAGCGCCTCGCCGCTGGACTACTACGGCTACGAACTGCGGCGGCTGAGGGAGCAGGCGGGCCTGAAGCAGGCGCAGTTGGGCGAGATCATCTTCTGTACGGGCTCGCTGATCTGCCAGATCGAGACGACGAAGCGCGTCCCGACCCGGGACTTCTCCGAGCGGGTGGACGCGGCGCTGGGCACCGGCGGGGTGTTCTCGCGACTGGTGGGCCTGGTGCTGCGGAGCGTGCTGCCGACCTGGTTCCAGCCGTACGCGGAGATGGAGGCCCGGGCCTCGTATCTCTCCACCTATCAAGCGCAGTTGGTGGATGGACTGCTGCAGACGGAGGCGTACGCGCGGGCGGTGTTGGGGGTGTGGAGTGAGGGCGACCTCGACGCAAAGGTGGCCGCCCGGATGGATCGTCAGCGAGTACTCGACCGCGAGATCCCGCCGCTGATGTGGGTGGTGATGAGCGAGGCCGTGCTGCACCAGGAGATCGGCGGCCGGGACGTCATGCGGAACCAACTCGCCCATTTGTTGGCGCAGCAGAGGCGACAGTGGGTCAAGGTGCAGATCCTGCCTTTCGAGGCAGGCGCCCATGCGGGGCAGCCAGGCTCATTCAGCCTCATGCGGTTCGACGAAGACCCTGACCTTGTCTATACCGAGGACTTCGTACAGGGCCATATGACGGCCAATCCTCAGGCTCTCAGGGAAGGTTCGCTCCGTTACGATCACTTGCAGGCAGCCGCGCTCTCCGTGGAGGCATCGGCGGTCCGGATCGCCCGAGTAATGGAGGAACGCTATGGAGATCATCCAGAACCTGACGGGCGCACGATGGCGTAA
- a CDS encoding serine/threonine-protein kinase, with protein sequence MIEDRYALAELLGRGGFGEVWRAEDSRVGRQVAVKIGYPQTPEDTRRFEREASLAGNLAHPNIATIHDFGRTEREGRDAVYLVMELLRGRSLAEVLEAGVPPLADALEWAGRIADALGAAHAAGIVHRDVKPANVMVTDGGLTKVLDFGIAKAGSGSGAVTTTGLTATGMIIGSFPYMAPERWTGGANGVPVDGRADLYALGCVLTELLTGTRPFAAHEMHELLAQHLTTAPPAPSSLREGLPAALDSLVLELLAKDPADRPADAAEVSRRLAEIARSEAPEPEPVPAAAPEPVPAPAMPFPPPPSYAPTVHTAAPDPVRTMLERRLTVLLEDEPPDVVQRLRMLTDDLTEELGAQDPLTVRAAYHRVMRAPGPSRTTDLERLLPRMVRVLGLEHPDTITGRAAWVGEAAAFGPGDGRRHEQELREIVEQATRAFGTHALVTLTARYHLASAMHRGAHARDGQWDARSRERALSERAWLGPLLPDLEWALTADSPVLLDVRRRLAHDAWLVGDVAGAALLYWRLFPDLAELAERGSPEVAHRVLRAIGEAGDPAAALAHLNPLLRRLPFLPGMQDLAQEVSDTRADFRRAVREQRRAEGTGGAGGLSRLFGR encoded by the coding sequence GTGATCGAAGACCGGTACGCGCTGGCCGAGTTGCTCGGCCGGGGCGGCTTCGGCGAGGTGTGGCGGGCCGAGGACAGCCGGGTGGGCCGCCAGGTCGCCGTCAAGATCGGATACCCACAGACGCCGGAGGACACCCGCCGTTTCGAGCGGGAGGCCAGCCTCGCCGGGAACCTCGCGCATCCCAACATCGCCACCATCCACGACTTCGGGCGCACCGAACGCGAGGGGCGCGACGCCGTCTACCTCGTCATGGAGCTGCTCCGCGGCCGCAGCCTGGCCGAGGTGCTGGAAGCCGGCGTGCCGCCGCTCGCGGACGCCCTGGAGTGGGCCGGGCGCATCGCGGACGCGCTGGGGGCGGCCCACGCCGCCGGGATCGTCCACCGGGACGTCAAGCCGGCCAACGTGATGGTCACCGACGGCGGGCTGACGAAGGTGCTCGACTTCGGCATCGCCAAGGCCGGGAGCGGCAGCGGCGCCGTCACCACGACGGGGCTGACGGCCACCGGCATGATCATCGGCTCCTTCCCGTACATGGCCCCCGAGCGGTGGACGGGCGGGGCGAACGGCGTGCCCGTCGACGGGCGGGCCGACCTCTACGCCCTGGGCTGCGTGCTGACGGAACTGCTGACCGGCACCCGTCCCTTCGCCGCGCACGAGATGCACGAGCTGCTCGCCCAGCACCTCACGACGGCGCCGCCCGCGCCGAGTTCGCTGCGGGAGGGGCTGCCGGCCGCGCTGGACTCCCTCGTGCTGGAGCTGCTCGCGAAGGACCCGGCGGACCGGCCCGCGGACGCGGCCGAGGTGTCCCGGCGGCTGGCGGAGATCGCCCGGAGCGAGGCCCCCGAGCCCGAACCCGTACCCGCAGCCGCCCCCGAACCCGTGCCGGCACCGGCGATGCCCTTCCCGCCCCCGCCGTCGTACGCCCCGACCGTGCACACCGCGGCCCCCGATCCGGTCCGCACGATGCTGGAGCGCAGGCTGACGGTGCTGCTGGAGGACGAACCGCCCGACGTCGTGCAGCGGCTGCGGATGCTGACCGACGACCTGACCGAGGAGCTCGGCGCGCAGGACCCCCTGACGGTGCGGGCCGCCTACCACCGCGTGATGCGGGCCCCGGGGCCGTCCAGGACGACCGATCTGGAACGCCTGCTGCCGCGCATGGTGCGGGTCCTGGGCCTGGAGCACCCGGACACGATCACCGGGCGCGCCGCCTGGGTCGGCGAGGCGGCGGCCTTCGGGCCCGGGGACGGCCGCCGGCACGAGCAGGAGCTGCGCGAGATCGTCGAGCAGGCGACGCGGGCGTTCGGCACGCACGCCCTGGTCACGCTGACCGCCCGCTACCACCTCGCGTCGGCCATGCACCGGGGCGCCCACGCCCGCGACGGCCAGTGGGACGCGCGCAGCCGGGAGCGCGCGCTGAGCGAACGCGCCTGGCTGGGGCCGCTGCTGCCCGATCTGGAATGGGCCCTGACCGCCGACAGCCCGGTCCTGCTGGACGTGCGGCGCAGGCTGGCCCACGACGCCTGGCTGGTCGGTGACGTCGCCGGCGCCGCGCTCCTGTACTGGCGGCTCTTCCCCGACCTCGCCGAACTCGCCGAGCGCGGCAGTCCGGAAGTGGCCCACCGGGTGCTCCGCGCCATCGGCGAGGCGGGCGATCCGGCGGCCGCCCTGGCGCACTTGAACCCGTTGCTGCGCCGGCTCCCCTTCCTCCCCGGCATGCAGGACCTGGCCCAGGAGGTCTCCGACACCCGGGCGGACTTCCGGCGTGCCGTACGGGAGCAGCGGCGGGCCGAGGGAACGGGCGGGGCGGGCGGCCTGTCCCGGCTGTTCGGACGCTGA
- a CDS encoding class I SAM-dependent methyltransferase, whose amino-acid sequence MATPKPETLAAFEAAKGFMPVREGLALYEAAAAAGALGLPLLEVGTYCGRSTILLADAAREAGVAAITVDHHRGSEEQQPGWEYHDPTVVDPEVGLMDTLPTFRRTLHKAGLEDHVIAIVGRSPQVAAAWGGKLGFVFIDGGHTDEHASGDYEGWAPHVAEGGTLVIHDVFPDPADGGQAPYRIYLRALASGAFEEISVTDSLRVLRRTGGSI is encoded by the coding sequence ATGGCCACCCCCAAGCCGGAGACCCTCGCCGCCTTCGAGGCCGCCAAGGGGTTCATGCCCGTACGCGAGGGCCTCGCCCTGTACGAGGCGGCCGCCGCGGCCGGGGCGCTCGGGCTGCCGCTGCTGGAGGTCGGCACGTACTGCGGCCGCTCCACCATCCTGCTCGCCGACGCCGCCCGCGAGGCCGGCGTGGCGGCGATCACCGTCGACCACCACCGGGGCAGCGAGGAGCAGCAGCCGGGCTGGGAGTACCACGACCCGACGGTCGTGGACCCGGAGGTCGGGCTGATGGACACCCTGCCGACCTTCCGCCGGACCCTGCACAAGGCCGGGCTGGAGGACCACGTGATCGCGATCGTCGGCCGGTCCCCGCAGGTCGCGGCCGCCTGGGGCGGCAAGCTCGGCTTCGTCTTCATCGACGGCGGTCACACGGACGAGCACGCGAGCGGCGACTACGAGGGCTGGGCCCCGCACGTCGCGGAGGGCGGCACGCTCGTCATCCACGACGTCTTCCCGGACCCGGCCGACGGCGGCCAGGCCCCGTACCGGATCTACCTGCGGGCTCTGGCGTCGGGCGCCTTCGAGGAGATCTCCGTCACCGACTCGCTGCGCGTGCTGCGGCGCACGGGCGGCAGTATCTGA
- a CDS encoding N-acetylmuramoyl-L-alanine amidase — MRNDNSPPPPESGSSIDPDRSWFTRRSTLVVGVAALAPAALAGWVLTQAFAGTGSDGQSRPVPLSASHSAMSPGQRDAKPGSTPSESPSASQSTTAAAPAPAPAKGPLTGRTVVVDPGHNAGNFEHTDEIDQQVDIGTGHKECDTTGTTTNAGYKEADFTLDVSRRLRTALEAQGAKVVLTHQADRPWGPCITERARIGNEAKADAVVSVHADGVSAGNRGFHIILPAKVKGGAADTAKIVGPSRELGERIAGNFARTTGSAPANYLGSGTGLVVRDDLGGLNLSTRPKVFIECGNMRDAKDAAQLTSPEWRQKAAQGIADGIVGFLGG, encoded by the coding sequence GTGCGCAACGACAACAGCCCCCCGCCCCCCGAGTCCGGCTCCTCCATCGACCCGGACCGGTCCTGGTTCACCCGGCGCTCCACGCTCGTCGTCGGGGTTGCCGCGCTCGCCCCGGCCGCTCTGGCGGGCTGGGTCCTGACCCAGGCGTTCGCCGGGACGGGGTCCGACGGGCAGTCCCGCCCGGTGCCGCTGTCCGCCTCGCACTCGGCCATGTCACCGGGCCAGCGGGACGCGAAGCCGGGCTCCACCCCGAGCGAGAGCCCCAGCGCCAGTCAGAGCACCACCGCGGCAGCGCCCGCACCCGCACCCGCCAAGGGCCCGCTCACCGGCAGGACCGTGGTCGTCGACCCCGGCCACAACGCCGGAAACTTCGAGCACACCGACGAGATCGACCAGCAGGTCGACATCGGCACGGGCCACAAGGAGTGCGACACCACCGGCACCACCACCAACGCCGGCTACAAGGAGGCGGACTTCACCCTCGACGTCTCCCGGCGCCTGCGGACCGCCCTGGAGGCCCAGGGGGCCAAGGTGGTCCTGACCCACCAGGCCGACCGCCCGTGGGGGCCCTGCATCACCGAGCGCGCCCGCATCGGCAACGAGGCGAAGGCCGACGCCGTCGTGTCCGTCCACGCCGACGGGGTCTCGGCGGGCAACCGCGGCTTCCACATCATCCTCCCGGCCAAGGTCAAGGGCGGCGCCGCGGACACCGCGAAGATCGTCGGACCGTCCCGGGAGCTGGGCGAGCGGATCGCCGGGAACTTCGCCCGCACCACCGGCTCGGCCCCCGCCAACTACCTCGGCAGCGGTACCGGTTTGGTCGTCCGCGACGACCTCGGCGGACTGAACCTGTCGACTCGGCCCAAGGTGTTCATCGAATGCGGCAACATGCGTGACGCCAAGGACGCGGCGCAGCTGACGAGTCCGGAGTGGCGGCAGAAGGCGGCCCAGGGCATCGCGGACGGCATCGTCGGCTTCCTCGGCGGGTAG
- a CDS encoding DUF5336 domain-containing protein, whose product MNIRSLTRGDGVVIGAAALLFIASFLDFYSATGIDRPSVWDLDSNHLTLPSIFLLGFIAAGLLIASRFQPERKLAALPLTAWGTVLAVSAAWSSLWALIACPDVLDLGAGSILALLATLALAGVAIAGTKIPALAGQLVPEPRPAAVPPYGGQPGQPQPGAGYGYPGAQQTPYGSTPQPVPPYGGTPNPAPGPGPQDSQHTPAPAPAPAADFTPFWFAVPVARPLYAEDGSPTPIAELAPGTWYLAVEQRGAATLIAQTQDGRRGVLNDTSGIQRG is encoded by the coding sequence GTGAACATCCGCTCCCTCACTCGAGGCGACGGCGTGGTGATCGGAGCAGCGGCGCTGCTGTTCATCGCCTCGTTCCTCGATTTCTACTCCGCGACCGGTATCGACCGGCCGAGCGTGTGGGACCTCGACTCCAACCACCTGACGCTCCCCAGCATCTTCCTGCTCGGCTTCATCGCCGCCGGCCTGCTGATCGCGTCGCGCTTCCAGCCGGAGCGCAAGCTGGCCGCCCTGCCGCTGACGGCGTGGGGCACCGTGCTCGCCGTCTCCGCCGCCTGGTCGTCGCTGTGGGCGCTCATCGCCTGCCCGGACGTGCTCGACCTGGGCGCGGGTTCCATCCTCGCCCTGCTCGCCACGCTGGCCCTGGCCGGTGTGGCCATCGCCGGTACGAAGATCCCGGCGCTCGCCGGCCAGCTCGTCCCGGAGCCGCGTCCCGCCGCCGTCCCGCCGTACGGCGGCCAGCCGGGCCAGCCGCAGCCGGGGGCCGGGTACGGCTACCCGGGCGCGCAGCAGACCCCGTACGGTTCCACGCCGCAGCCGGTCCCGCCGTACGGCGGTACGCCGAACCCGGCCCCGGGTCCCGGTCCGCAGGACTCCCAGCACACCCCGGCCCCGGCCCCGGCCCCGGCGGCGGACTTCACGCCGTTCTGGTTCGCGGTGCCGGTGGCCCGTCCCCTCTACGCGGAGGACGGCTCCCCGACCCCGATCGCGGAACTCGCCCCGGGCACCTGGTACCTGGCCGTCGAGCAGCGTGGCGCGGCCACTCTGATCGCCCAGACCCAGGACGGCCGCCGCGGCGTGCTGAACGACACCTCGGGCATCCAGCGCGGCTGA
- a CDS encoding LLM class F420-dependent oxidoreductase — protein MRLGLALGYWGRGPAPAHLDLATEAENLGYHSVWTAEAWGSDAFTPLTWIAAHTSRIRLGTAIAQMAARTPTATAMHALTLDHLSGGRMMLGLGLSGPQVVEGWYGRPFPSSPLTATREYVDVVRQVLRREGPVALDGRFHSHPYRGEDGTGIGKPLKPITHPLRTDLPLLLGAEGPKNIAQTTRIADGWLPLYWSPTRTDVYQASLTDLPEGFMIAPMARAKVCDDVAEGLLPVKAMLGFYIGGMGHAARNFHADLMARMGYEEEARRIQELFLAGRKEEAVLAVPDEFADEISLIGPRERIAERLDLWRKGPVTDLLLTAPDPHTLRVLAELNS, from the coding sequence ATGCGCCTCGGACTCGCACTCGGCTACTGGGGCCGCGGCCCCGCCCCCGCCCACCTCGACCTCGCCACCGAGGCCGAGAACCTCGGCTACCACTCGGTGTGGACCGCCGAAGCCTGGGGCTCGGACGCCTTCACCCCGCTGACCTGGATCGCCGCGCACACCTCGCGGATCCGCCTCGGCACCGCCATCGCGCAGATGGCCGCCCGCACCCCGACCGCCACGGCCATGCACGCCCTGACCCTGGACCACCTCTCCGGCGGCCGGATGATGCTCGGCCTCGGCCTGTCCGGACCACAGGTCGTCGAGGGCTGGTACGGGCGCCCCTTCCCCTCCTCACCGCTCACCGCCACCCGCGAGTACGTGGACGTCGTCCGGCAGGTGCTGCGCCGCGAAGGCCCGGTCGCCCTGGACGGCCGCTTCCACAGCCACCCGTACCGCGGCGAGGACGGCACCGGCATCGGCAAACCCCTGAAGCCCATCACCCACCCGCTGCGGACGGACCTGCCGCTCCTCCTCGGCGCGGAGGGCCCGAAGAACATCGCCCAGACCACCCGGATCGCCGACGGCTGGCTCCCCCTGTACTGGTCCCCGACCCGCACCGACGTCTACCAGGCCTCCCTCACCGACCTCCCCGAGGGCTTCATGATCGCGCCGATGGCCCGCGCCAAGGTCTGCGACGACGTCGCGGAGGGACTGCTCCCGGTCAAGGCGATGCTCGGCTTCTACATCGGCGGCATGGGCCACGCGGCCCGCAACTTCCACGCCGACCTGATGGCCCGCATGGGCTACGAGGAGGAGGCCCGCCGCATCCAGGAACTCTTCCTCGCGGGCCGCAAGGAAGAGGCGGTCCTGGCCGTACCGGACGAGTTCGCCGACGAGATCTCGCTCATCGGCCCCCGGGAACGGATCGCCGAACGCCTGGACCTCTGGCGCAAGGGCCCGGTGACCGACCTCCTCCTGACCGCCCCGGACCCCCACACCCTGCGCGTCCTGGCGGAGCTCAACAGCTGA
- a CDS encoding dienelactone hydrolase family protein produces MQFTSEQLLDDGVLAREFTLGEIPGTLWTPASSAPVPLILMAHNNGLPKGAARLVARARHSAAHGYAVASIDASGCGDRPRSAADEQARAELRRAMQAGEPVDEIFESFIGPLVENAVPEWRTTLDALLALPEIGGPVGYSGWTALGIRLAVAEPRIAAAGLFAGGYVPRAQREEARQVTVPLLFLLQWDDEGNPRQRALDLFDAFGATEKTLHANLGGHTGTPWFEVEDGNRFFDRHLK; encoded by the coding sequence ATGCAGTTCACTTCCGAACAGCTCCTCGACGACGGCGTCCTCGCACGCGAATTCACCCTCGGCGAGATCCCCGGCACCCTGTGGACGCCCGCATCCTCCGCACCGGTCCCGCTGATCCTCATGGCCCACAACAACGGCCTGCCCAAGGGGGCGGCCCGACTGGTGGCCCGGGCCCGGCACTCCGCGGCGCACGGCTACGCGGTGGCCAGCATCGACGCCTCCGGGTGCGGTGACCGGCCCCGTTCCGCAGCCGACGAGCAGGCCCGCGCCGAGCTCCGCCGGGCGATGCAGGCCGGTGAGCCGGTCGACGAGATCTTCGAGTCCTTCATCGGCCCGCTGGTCGAGAACGCGGTCCCGGAATGGCGGACCACCTTGGACGCCCTCCTGGCGCTGCCCGAGATCGGCGGCCCGGTCGGGTACTCGGGGTGGACCGCCCTCGGCATCCGCCTGGCGGTGGCCGAACCGCGCATCGCGGCCGCCGGTCTCTTCGCCGGGGGGTACGTGCCCCGCGCCCAGCGCGAGGAGGCCCGGCAGGTCACCGTTCCACTGCTGTTCCTGCTGCAGTGGGACGACGAAGGCAACCCCCGGCAACGCGCCCTGGACCTGTTCGACGCCTTCGGCGCCACGGAGAAGACCCTGCACGCCAACCTGGGCGGACACACCGGTACCCCGTGGTTCGAGGTGGAGGACGGCAACCGGTTCTTCGACCGGCACCTGAAATAG